A window from Cryptomeria japonica chromosome 1, Sugi_1.0, whole genome shotgun sequence encodes these proteins:
- the LOC131036638 gene encoding glucan endo-1,3-beta-glucosidase 3 isoform X2, producing MLFDPKSETKMRLSGSLSLSVSRLLLMLLMLCSSLGTSNGGAFVGVNIGTDVSNMPSASDVVALLKRQNITHVRLFDADRQMLLAMANSSIQVMVTLPNNQLLGIGQSSSSAANWVNKNVAAYLPNTNITAIAVGSEVLTTLPNAALVLVPAMKFLHAALVAANLDGQVKVTSPQATDIIVDPFPPSSAVFNSSWNRVMTPMLSFLRDSNSYLTLNVYPYYVYVQSNGIFPLDYALFRTLPANKEVVDSNTLLHYTNVFDSLIDAAYFSMAFMNFTDISVVVTESGWPSMGGPSETDATVENAETYNSNLVAHVLNNTGTPKHPGIAVNTYIYELFNEDLRPGATSEKNWGLFSANSTPVYSLTGTVSILANDTTGESFCVAISGTDTKLLQAALDWSCGSGGADCQAIQVGGSCYEPNTVADHASYAFNTYYHKMGMQTGACSFNGVAMVTPTDPSHDSCNFTGSLKLGLA from the exons ATGCTGTTCGATCCGAAGAGCGAGACCAAGATGAGGCTCAGTGGGAGTCTCAGCCTCAGCGTTAGCAGGTTACTGCTAATGTTACTGATGCTCTGTTCGTCCCTTGGAACCAGTAATGGAG GGGCATTCGTGGGAGTGAACATCGGCACGGATGTGTCGAACATGCCGTCGGCATCAGATGTGGTAGCGCTGCTGAAGAGGCAGAACATTACCCATGTTCGGCTATTCGACGCGGACCGGCAGATGCTACTGGCCATGGCCAACAGTAGCATTCAAGTCATGGTGACTCTGCCCAACAATCAGCTTTTGGGCATCGGCCAATCGAGCTCGTCGGCGGCTAATTGGGTCAACAAAAACGTGGCCGCCTATTTGCCCAACACCAACATCACCGCCATTGCTGTGGGAAGCGAAGTGCTCACTACCCTTCCCAACGCTGCGCTTGTCCTGGTTCCGGCCATGAAGTTCCTTCACGCTGCACTGGTGGCTGCTAATCTGGATGGGCAGGTCAAGGTTACGAGTCCCCAGGCTACGGACATAATTGTCGACCCTTTCCCGCCCTCTAGTGCTGTGTTCAACTCCTCCTGGAACCGTGTCATGACGCCCATGCTCTCCTTCCTGCGGGACTCCAACTCCTACCTCACTCTCAATGTCTACCCTTACTATGTCTATGTGCAGTCCAATGGTATCTTCCCACTCGACTATGCGCTCTTCCGCACTCTCCCTGCTAACAAAGAAGTTGTCGACTCCAACACTCTGCTTCACTATACTAATGTATTCGACTCCTTGATCGACGCTGCTTATTTTTCCATGGCCTTCATGAATTTCACCGACATTTCTGTTGTGGTGACAGAGTCCGGATGGCCCTCCATGGGCGGCCCTAGCGAGACCGACGCCACAGTCGAGAACGCCGAAACCTACAATAGCAATCTCGTTGCGCATGTCCTCAATAACACAGGAACCCCCAAACACCCTGGCATAGCCGTCAACACATACATCTATGAGCTCTTCAATGAGGACCTCAGACCTGGCGCGACCTCGGAAAAAAATTGGGGGCTTTTCTCAGCTAACAGCACGCCCGTCTACTCTCTCACCGGTACGGTTTCGATTCTCGCCAACGACACCACCGGTGAGAGTTTCTGTGTTGCCATATCAGGGACAGATACCAAGCTTCTTCAGGCGGCGTTAGATTGGTCCTGTGGAAGCGGCGGAGCTGATTGCCAGGCTATTCAGGTCGGCGGGAGTTGCTATGAGCCTAATACCGTTGCGGACCATGCCTCTTATGCCTTCAACACCTATTATCACAAGATGGGCATGCAAACTGGAGCTTGTTCTTTCAACGGAGTTGCCATGGTTACTCCTACTGATCCCA GTCATGATTCTTGTAATTTCACTGGCAG CTTAAAGCTTGGCTTGGCTTGA
- the LOC131036638 gene encoding glucan endo-1,3-beta-glucosidase 3 isoform X1 has protein sequence MLFDPKSETKMRLSGSLSLSVSRLLLMLLMLCSSLGTSNGGAFVGVNIGTDVSNMPSASDVVALLKRQNITHVRLFDADRQMLLAMANSSIQVMVTLPNNQLLGIGQSSSSAANWVNKNVAAYLPNTNITAIAVGSEVLTTLPNAALVLVPAMKFLHAALVAANLDGQVKVTSPQATDIIVDPFPPSSAVFNSSWNRVMTPMLSFLRDSNSYLTLNVYPYYVYVQSNGIFPLDYALFRTLPANKEVVDSNTLLHYTNVFDSLIDAAYFSMAFMNFTDISVVVTESGWPSMGGPSETDATVENAETYNSNLVAHVLNNTGTPKHPGIAVNTYIYELFNEDLRPGATSEKNWGLFSANSTPVYSLTGTVSILANDTTGESFCVAISGTDTKLLQAALDWSCGSGGADCQAIQVGGSCYEPNTVADHASYAFNTYYHKMGMQTGACSFNGVAMVTPTDPSHDSCNFTGSISTNTTNGTVNSTSALGSFGNSSTSSAHHYRFQIHPILYPVIALPILLWNLPDL, from the exons ATGCTGTTCGATCCGAAGAGCGAGACCAAGATGAGGCTCAGTGGGAGTCTCAGCCTCAGCGTTAGCAGGTTACTGCTAATGTTACTGATGCTCTGTTCGTCCCTTGGAACCAGTAATGGAG GGGCATTCGTGGGAGTGAACATCGGCACGGATGTGTCGAACATGCCGTCGGCATCAGATGTGGTAGCGCTGCTGAAGAGGCAGAACATTACCCATGTTCGGCTATTCGACGCGGACCGGCAGATGCTACTGGCCATGGCCAACAGTAGCATTCAAGTCATGGTGACTCTGCCCAACAATCAGCTTTTGGGCATCGGCCAATCGAGCTCGTCGGCGGCTAATTGGGTCAACAAAAACGTGGCCGCCTATTTGCCCAACACCAACATCACCGCCATTGCTGTGGGAAGCGAAGTGCTCACTACCCTTCCCAACGCTGCGCTTGTCCTGGTTCCGGCCATGAAGTTCCTTCACGCTGCACTGGTGGCTGCTAATCTGGATGGGCAGGTCAAGGTTACGAGTCCCCAGGCTACGGACATAATTGTCGACCCTTTCCCGCCCTCTAGTGCTGTGTTCAACTCCTCCTGGAACCGTGTCATGACGCCCATGCTCTCCTTCCTGCGGGACTCCAACTCCTACCTCACTCTCAATGTCTACCCTTACTATGTCTATGTGCAGTCCAATGGTATCTTCCCACTCGACTATGCGCTCTTCCGCACTCTCCCTGCTAACAAAGAAGTTGTCGACTCCAACACTCTGCTTCACTATACTAATGTATTCGACTCCTTGATCGACGCTGCTTATTTTTCCATGGCCTTCATGAATTTCACCGACATTTCTGTTGTGGTGACAGAGTCCGGATGGCCCTCCATGGGCGGCCCTAGCGAGACCGACGCCACAGTCGAGAACGCCGAAACCTACAATAGCAATCTCGTTGCGCATGTCCTCAATAACACAGGAACCCCCAAACACCCTGGCATAGCCGTCAACACATACATCTATGAGCTCTTCAATGAGGACCTCAGACCTGGCGCGACCTCGGAAAAAAATTGGGGGCTTTTCTCAGCTAACAGCACGCCCGTCTACTCTCTCACCGGTACGGTTTCGATTCTCGCCAACGACACCACCGGTGAGAGTTTCTGTGTTGCCATATCAGGGACAGATACCAAGCTTCTTCAGGCGGCGTTAGATTGGTCCTGTGGAAGCGGCGGAGCTGATTGCCAGGCTATTCAGGTCGGCGGGAGTTGCTATGAGCCTAATACCGTTGCGGACCATGCCTCTTATGCCTTCAACACCTATTATCACAAGATGGGCATGCAAACTGGAGCTTGTTCTTTCAACGGAGTTGCCATGGTTACTCCTACTGATCCCA GTCATGATTCTTGTAATTTCACTGGCAG CATTAGCACAAATACAACAAATGGTACAGTTAATTCGACATCAGCTCTGGGTAGCTTTGGTAATTCTTCCACAAGTTCTGCCCATCATTATCGATTCCAAATCCACCCCATTCTTTACCCAGTGATTGCCCTTCCCATTCTGCTCTGGAATCTGCCCGATTTGTAG